A genomic region of Dactylococcopsis salina PCC 8305 contains the following coding sequences:
- a CDS encoding transglycosylase SLT domain-containing protein encodes MTKIGKYGMKARSRQVVFGLISLTLVGVTTVWVAQSREEILPFAIETRKKVVETDKDRPSEVFPLIALSPLERQKQLETIAERGHQLDQNRARYLLATTALEAKKPDSALSALKGLETDYSLLEGQILLKRAKAYEMKGKTAQAREIWYNLTQEQSNPAIVGEAVYHLGRYNSQEWETLVKQFPAHPRTHEVIRERLKENPDQPDLMKILIDQTPEAEGMGEWRDRLVNNYRSQLSPEDWEAIAVGYWETWEYRKAGNAYGNAPKTPENVYRYGRGLQVSGETRRAKTIYLELLNSFPDAEITGLGLRRLAGMVSRNDALFYLDRAIDEFPKEAPEALISKAKLLEAARSPQAAQQARDSLLENYSQSDAAAAYRWERVEKYAQQGELDEAIEWAQTITQENNNSSLAAKAGFWAGKWLQQQGDTAAAEKQFRQTFSQHPQSYYAWRSAVHLGLPVGDFESIRNQSPRVVKPAARPLLPSGSDQLKELYQLGEDNWVWKLWQTETANQTALSVEEQFTEGVIKLTQGRYLKGISQISSLQFRDQPEDYSRWQSLREKPMYWHSLFPFPYNESILNWSEKRELNPLLTISLIRQESRFEKDISSVAGARGLMQIMPATGKWVAGKINLSDYSLSDPEDNIQLGTWYLDYTHSRYNNNSMLAVASYNAGPGNVAKWVDRYSLKDADEFVEKIPFPETKGYVEAVFGNYWNYLRLYNPQIQRLMDETTAK; translated from the coding sequence TTGACAAAAATAGGAAAATATGGTATGAAAGCGCGATCGAGGCAAGTCGTATTTGGGTTAATCTCCCTCACTTTGGTGGGAGTGACAACAGTTTGGGTGGCGCAAAGTCGAGAGGAGATTCTTCCCTTCGCTATTGAAACCAGAAAGAAAGTCGTTGAGACAGACAAGGATCGCCCTTCTGAGGTCTTTCCTTTAATTGCTTTATCCCCATTGGAAAGACAAAAGCAACTGGAAACGATCGCGGAAAGGGGTCATCAGTTGGATCAAAACCGCGCTCGTTATTTGTTAGCAACAACCGCCTTAGAAGCAAAAAAACCAGACAGCGCCCTGTCTGCATTAAAAGGGCTGGAAACAGACTATTCTTTGTTAGAGGGGCAAATCCTTCTGAAACGGGCGAAAGCCTACGAAATGAAGGGAAAAACCGCCCAAGCGCGAGAAATTTGGTATAACCTAACCCAAGAACAGTCTAATCCTGCCATTGTTGGTGAGGCGGTTTATCACTTAGGACGATATAATTCCCAAGAATGGGAAACACTGGTCAAGCAGTTTCCAGCGCATCCTCGCACCCATGAAGTGATTAGAGAGCGCTTAAAAGAAAATCCTGATCAACCAGATTTGATGAAGATATTGATCGATCAGACGCCAGAGGCGGAAGGAATGGGGGAATGGCGCGATCGACTGGTTAATAACTATCGTAGCCAACTCAGTCCAGAAGATTGGGAAGCGATCGCAGTCGGATATTGGGAAACATGGGAATACAGGAAAGCAGGGAACGCCTATGGAAACGCCCCTAAAACCCCAGAAAATGTTTATCGGTATGGGAGAGGGTTACAGGTGAGTGGGGAAACTCGTCGCGCGAAAACGATTTATTTAGAACTTTTGAACAGTTTTCCAGATGCGGAAATAACGGGGTTAGGGTTACGTCGTCTCGCGGGAATGGTCTCTCGTAATGATGCTTTATTTTACCTCGATCGAGCGATCGATGAGTTTCCAAAGGAAGCACCAGAAGCACTAATCAGCAAAGCTAAACTCTTAGAAGCCGCCAGAAGTCCTCAAGCCGCCCAACAAGCGCGAGACAGCCTTTTAGAAAACTATTCCCAATCCGATGCAGCGGCGGCGTATCGTTGGGAAAGGGTGGAAAAATACGCTCAACAAGGAGAATTGGACGAGGCGATCGAGTGGGCGCAAACCATCACCCAAGAAAATAATAACAGTTCTTTAGCCGCAAAAGCTGGTTTCTGGGCGGGAAAATGGTTACAACAGCAAGGAGACACAGCAGCAGCCGAAAAGCAGTTTCGACAAACTTTCTCCCAACATCCTCAATCTTATTATGCGTGGCGATCGGCGGTTCATCTGGGCTTACCCGTCGGCGATTTTGAGAGTATTCGCAATCAATCCCCAAGAGTAGTGAAACCAGCGGCGCGTCCTTTACTTCCATCTGGATCAGATCAACTGAAGGAATTATATCAGCTAGGGGAAGATAATTGGGTTTGGAAATTATGGCAAACAGAAACCGCAAATCAAACGGCTTTATCAGTAGAAGAACAATTTACAGAAGGAGTAATTAAGTTAACTCAAGGGCGATACTTAAAAGGAATTAGTCAAATTTCATCGCTACAATTTCGAGATCAACCTGAAGATTATTCTCGTTGGCAAAGTCTGCGAGAAAAACCGATGTATTGGCATTCTTTGTTTCCCTTTCCTTATAATGAAAGCATCCTGAATTGGTCAGAAAAACGGGAATTAAATCCCTTGTTAACGATTAGTTTAATCCGCCAAGAATCACGGTTTGAAAAGGATATTAGTTCGGTGGCTGGGGCAAGAGGATTAATGCAAATTATGCCAGCAACGGGAAAATGGGTCGCAGGTAAGATTAATTTAAGTGATTATTCTTTATCCGATCCAGAAGATAATATTCAGTTGGGAACTTGGTATTTGGATTATACGCACAGCCGATATAATAATAACTCAATGTTAGCAGTGGCGAGTTATAACGCCGGCCCTGGCAATGTGGCAAAATGGGTCGATCGCTATAGCTTAAAAGATGCGGATGAATTTGTTGAAAAGATTCCTTTTCCAGAAACAAAAGGTTATGTAGAAGCGGTTTTTGGAAATTATTGGAATTATTTACGGTTGTATAATCCCCAGATTCAAAGATTAATGGATGAGACAACAGCAAAATGA
- a CDS encoding LON peptidase substrate-binding domain-containing protein gives MASSTSMAVRELPLFPLPDVVLFPGRPLPLHIFEFRYRMMMNTILETDRRFGVLMFDPVKGEIAPVGCCAEISQFQRLPDDRIKMLTLGQQRFRVLNWVREKPYRVGLVEWIEDETPDTDLRPLAQDVEALLNDVVKLSAKLTDQKIELPDDVPDLPRELSFWIASNLYGVASEQQSLLEMQDTKARLDREAEILGSTRNHLAARTALKDALR, from the coding sequence ATGGCATCTTCAACTTCTATGGCTGTAAGAGAACTTCCCCTTTTTCCGCTACCTGATGTAGTATTATTCCCTGGTCGTCCCCTTCCCCTTCATATTTTCGAGTTTCGCTATCGGATGATGATGAACACCATTTTAGAAACCGATCGACGCTTTGGGGTTTTAATGTTTGATCCAGTGAAAGGAGAAATCGCACCAGTAGGCTGTTGTGCGGAAATCTCCCAATTTCAACGTCTCCCTGACGATCGCATCAAAATGCTGACTCTCGGACAACAACGTTTTCGTGTCTTAAACTGGGTACGAGAAAAGCCTTACCGCGTGGGTTTGGTGGAATGGATCGAAGACGAAACCCCAGACACCGATTTACGTCCCCTCGCCCAAGATGTGGAAGCATTATTAAACGATGTGGTGAAACTCTCGGCAAAGTTAACCGACCAAAAAATTGAACTTCCCGACGATGTTCCTGATCTCCCTCGTGAATTATCATTTTGGATCGCCAGCAATTTGTATGGAGTCGCCTCCGAACAACAAAGCCTTTTAGAAATGCAGGATACAAAAGCCCGTCTCGATCGAGAAGCGGAAATTCTCGGTTCAACTCGCAATCATCTCGCCGCCCGTACCGCCCTTAAAGATGCTTTAAGGTAA
- a CDS encoding Tab2/Atab2 family RNA-binding protein, which produces MNQSQSSWQVDFYRLPQPTTKGESQWELVICDQSTKEVKTRSCLQKEATVDWLVESLQGLATEELPLKMRVFRPESLQLLQLAGERLGVIVEGTRHTYLLKQVLRDRGGEERIKVESPPPQPLPEFIWGEQWQFARLNADEIEYRMPERPIPFCEMPTELTPFQLNLGSTTLVPGIIIYGGRQSRQLAQWFMEAQPMAVNYMPTTVGESGGLVLEAGLRDRWVIITFEDTEVATAGEKYEQRKQESNGLHFLLLQPDDSGMTDTGFWLLRNEI; this is translated from the coding sequence ATGAATCAATCTCAATCCTCATGGCAAGTCGATTTTTATCGGCTTCCTCAACCGACGACCAAGGGCGAATCGCAATGGGAATTAGTTATCTGTGATCAATCCACGAAGGAAGTAAAAACCCGATCTTGTTTGCAAAAGGAAGCGACAGTTGATTGGTTAGTGGAAAGTTTACAGGGGTTAGCGACAGAGGAATTACCGTTAAAGATGCGAGTATTTCGTCCCGAATCCTTACAGTTATTACAGTTAGCTGGGGAAAGGTTGGGGGTGATTGTAGAAGGAACACGACACACTTATTTATTAAAGCAGGTGTTGCGCGATCGCGGCGGAGAAGAGAGAATCAAAGTGGAATCACCGCCACCGCAACCGCTACCTGAGTTTATCTGGGGAGAACAATGGCAATTTGCCCGTCTCAATGCGGATGAAATTGAGTATCGAATGCCAGAACGTCCGATTCCCTTTTGTGAAATGCCCACCGAATTAACCCCTTTTCAGTTGAATTTAGGATCAACAACGCTAGTGCCTGGGATTATTATCTACGGGGGGCGACAATCTCGACAACTTGCCCAGTGGTTTATGGAAGCCCAACCCATGGCAGTTAATTATATGCCAACAACGGTGGGAGAGTCTGGGGGATTAGTGTTAGAAGCGGGGTTGCGCGATCGATGGGTGATTATTACCTTTGAAGATACGGAAGTCGCTACGGCGGGGGAAAAGTATGAACAACGGAAACAGGAGAGTAACGGACTACATTTTCTTTTGCTTCAACCTGATGATTCGGGAATGACAGATACAGGGTTTTGGTTATTGCGTAATGAAATTTGA
- a CDS encoding class I SAM-dependent DNA methyltransferase: MMTQTYNNEADSFNAIKGAHHLSGDASKLKDYYEEWAEAYDKDVSNEAYAGPRAISEFYDRVRQEYTTISREDSKVMDAGCGTGLVGVILKDMGYRAIDGFDLSEKMVEVAKDTNSYQELLGGIDMNYKIEAYQDNQYDASLACGVFTLGHVPPESINEMIRFTRTDGLIIVSTRKSYYNGTNFQEVVDQLQTDGKVKLLEHWKDGPYITEEGAHYWALQVC; encoded by the coding sequence ATGATGACTCAGACTTATAATAACGAGGCTGACAGTTTTAACGCGATTAAAGGCGCCCATCACTTGTCTGGTGATGCGTCTAAATTAAAAGACTATTACGAAGAGTGGGCAGAGGCTTATGATAAAGATGTGTCTAACGAAGCCTATGCTGGCCCTCGCGCTATTTCTGAATTTTACGATCGAGTTCGTCAAGAATACACGACTATCTCACGGGAAGATTCTAAAGTGATGGATGCGGGTTGTGGCACTGGTTTAGTCGGTGTCATTCTCAAAGATATGGGCTACCGCGCGATCGATGGCTTTGATCTTTCGGAGAAAATGGTCGAGGTGGCTAAAGACACCAACAGCTACCAAGAATTACTCGGTGGGATTGATATGAATTATAAAATCGAAGCCTACCAAGATAACCAGTATGATGCGAGTTTGGCTTGTGGGGTTTTTACTCTCGGTCATGTTCCCCCAGAATCAATTAACGAGATGATTCGGTTTACTCGTACTGATGGGTTAATTATTGTCAGCACTCGCAAGAGTTATTACAACGGTACAAACTTCCAAGAAGTAGTGGATCAGTTACAAACTGATGGCAAGGTGAAACTTCTTGAACACTGGAAAGATGGTCCTTATATCACGGAAGAAGGGGCGCACTACTGGGCGTTACAAGTTTGTTAA
- a CDS encoding UDP-glucose dehydrogenase family protein has protein sequence MRVCVIGTGYVGLVTGVCLSYAGHEVICVDNNAEKVKLMQNGQPPIYEPQLSELMQASTEAGRLEFTTDLAKGVDHGEILFIAVGTPALPTGESDTRYVEAVAKGIGNHLNGGYKVIVNKSTVPIGSGDWVRMIVLDGVAERQKELVTSGGGGVSQLEGMKAQFDVVSNPEFLREGSAVYDTFNPDRIVLGGNSDKALEMMQELYSPIVNRQFAEDQSLPPVDLVVTDLSSAEMIKYAANAFLATKISFINEVANICDRVGADVTQVAKGIGLDSRIGHKFLQAGIGWGGSCFPKDVSALVHTADDYNYEAQLLKSAVSVNKRQRLLIVEKLQKELKILKGKVIGLLGLTFKPNTDDMRDAPALNIIQELSRLGAKVKAYDPIISQSGIRDGLSDVIVETDAERLADHCDALVLVTDWQQFLSLDYEKMAGLMNSRVMIDGRNFLDRDALQSIGFRYVGMGR, from the coding sequence ATGCGTGTATGTGTCATTGGAACGGGATATGTCGGTTTAGTTACAGGCGTTTGTTTATCCTATGCAGGACATGAAGTGATTTGTGTCGATAACAACGCCGAAAAAGTTAAGTTGATGCAAAATGGACAGCCTCCCATTTATGAACCGCAACTTTCAGAATTAATGCAGGCTTCCACTGAAGCTGGACGTTTAGAGTTTACCACTGACTTAGCAAAAGGCGTTGATCATGGGGAGATTCTCTTTATCGCGGTGGGAACACCCGCACTCCCCACTGGTGAAAGTGATACTCGTTATGTGGAAGCGGTCGCAAAGGGAATCGGAAATCATCTCAATGGCGGTTATAAGGTGATTGTGAATAAATCCACTGTTCCCATCGGTTCTGGTGATTGGGTACGGATGATTGTTCTCGATGGAGTCGCTGAACGTCAGAAGGAATTAGTCACCAGTGGTGGGGGAGGCGTTTCCCAACTGGAAGGGATGAAAGCACAATTTGATGTGGTGAGTAATCCTGAGTTTTTACGGGAAGGTTCGGCGGTATATGATACCTTTAACCCCGATCGCATCGTTTTGGGGGGAAATAGCGACAAGGCATTGGAAATGATGCAGGAGTTATACTCTCCGATTGTTAACCGTCAATTCGCCGAAGATCAGTCGCTTCCACCAGTGGATTTGGTGGTGACGGATTTAAGTTCTGCGGAAATGATTAAATATGCTGCCAATGCCTTTTTAGCGACTAAAATTAGTTTTATTAATGAGGTGGCAAATATTTGCGATCGCGTCGGCGCTGATGTCACTCAGGTTGCGAAAGGAATCGGTTTAGATTCTCGCATCGGACACAAGTTTCTCCAAGCGGGAATCGGTTGGGGGGGATCATGTTTCCCGAAAGATGTTTCCGCATTGGTTCACACTGCTGATGATTATAACTATGAAGCGCAACTTCTAAAATCCGCAGTTAGCGTTAATAAACGTCAACGGCTTTTAATTGTCGAAAAACTGCAAAAAGAACTGAAAATTCTGAAAGGAAAAGTCATTGGCTTACTGGGATTGACATTTAAGCCCAATACCGACGATATGCGCGACGCACCCGCCCTTAACATCATTCAAGAACTATCACGTTTAGGGGCAAAAGTCAAGGCGTATGATCCGATCATTTCTCAATCGGGGATTCGAGATGGGTTATCCGATGTGATTGTGGAAACAGACGCGGAACGTCTCGCGGATCATTGTGATGCGTTAGTTTTAGTGACCGACTGGCAACAGTTTCTCTCTCTAGATTACGAGAAAATGGCGGGTTTGATGAATAGTCGGGTGATGATTGATGGACGGAATTTCCTCGATCGAGACGCATTACAGTCGATCGGTTTCCGCTATGTGGGAATGGGTCGTTAA